The DNA segment ATCCTTCAGCCTGTGAGGCATTGAGGAGGGACTGGGAGAGGATGGTGACCTTTTATGAATTTCCGAAGGAGCATTGGAGGCACATAAGGACAACAAATGTTATTGAATCACCATTTTTCTCTGTGAGGTTAAGGACTAATGTAGCGAGGAGGATGAAGAATGTAGGGAATGCGGTAGCGTTAATATGGAAGGTTTTGATGGTAGCTGAGAAGAGGTTTAGGAGAATTAGTGCTCCGCATCTTTTGGAAGAAGTCTATGAAGGAGCGATATTTGTGAATGGAGAGAGAATGGTTATGTTAGAAAAAGAAAGGAGAGCCACCGCATGAACAAAATTTACACACCTCTTGACAAGAGCTCTCCCTTCTTTCCAATGTTTAGAAACTAAGGTATAAAAGAGTTTAAAATTTTCTTTTTGAGCTTCTTTATTTTCTCTTAAATATATCATTGCTCTACGCATTTTGATTTGAACTCCTCTCTACAACCTCTTTCGTCTTATAAAAAATAACGATAATATAAGAATAACAACTACGATAACTAATTTTCTCCACTCAGCATGTGGAAAGAGGATTTTTTGTATGATTTCTAATTTTTTATTAATGTAACGAGCCATCGGAGATATAATTAAAATAATCATTGAAGCAATATACATATTATCTCTGTTAATAATAGAAAAGAAAATAGTAAAAGAAGAATAAAACAAAATTTCTACTATACAAGAAATAATTAAACCACTGAATTGAGAATGCAAATCATACGCATAATAAAAAACGGTGGGCAAAATTACTACTATAAGGAATAGCATTGAAGAAATTATGTAAATAACATAATAGCCAATAAGCAACTCAACAGTTCTTATTGGCTTAGTTAGAAGTATTTCAAAATACCCTCTACCTCCATCCTTTCCTAATCCATTTATACCTGAGATTATACTAAAATAAATTGAGAAAAGGGGAGCTGTTCCATATCTGAAAAACTTAAAAGAATCTTCATTAAATGGCATAGAAAAATAAAATGTAATAAAGTAAAGAATAGCACCAACTATATAAAAAAGAAGAAAAGATTTATCTCTTATTCTGTTCAATAAAATATAATAAAAAACTCCTTTATTCATCTTTTACCATTTTCATAAATTCATCTTCGAGAGTTGCTGTCTTTATTTCTTTAAGCTCTTTATAATTTTCTCCATTTTTGATAAAGATAACACGAGTTGCAATTTTTTCTACATCAAAAAGAGTGTGGGAGGAAAAAATGATAATTTTATTTTTTTGGCTTTTCAAATAATCTCTAATTCTAACCCTGGTTTCAGGGTCTATTCCATCAAAGGGCTCATCAAGAATAAGAAGGTGAGACTTATTTATATTTGCAAGAGATGCCATGAAATAGGCTCTTCTTTTAGTCCCTTTAGAAAGGGAGGAAAGAGGTCTTTTTAGATAAAGCCCCAAATCAAACAATTCAATTAGCTCCGATTTTACATTCTTCACCTCCTCTTTCTTCAACTTATAAAGCAAGGAATGAACCCTGAATAAATCATCCACTGTAAATTCCTCTCTAAATTTCGGCTCCTCAGGAAGATAAGAAATAAACTCAAAGATTTTGAAAGAAGGAATTTGATTAAAAATACGTACGATTCCACTATAATCTTTTAAAAGCCCTACAATTATTCTAAAAAGAGTGGTTTTCCCTGCACCATTTGGCCCTATAATCCCTATTACTTCCCCACTGGAAGCTTCAAAGGAGAATCCATTCAAAGCCCTTACCTTTCCGTAACTTTTGAAAATATTTTTCACAGAAAGCATTGATACCTCTCTAACACTGTCTTCCCTTTTATGTAGATATTTTTTCTCCGCATTTTTTTATCTCCATTAAGTTTCATTTGCATATATATTGCATAAATTCCATTTGCCAATAACATATTCATAATTTGATATAGAAGGACATAATGAATAAAAAACACACATTTTACATGGCCATACATTTTTTCTAACCTTCTTCCAAGAACTTCCTTTATTCAACTCCTTCGCTATTATGTCAATTATATTATCTTGACCAAATTTTCCAATACTGGGATTGTTGATATTTCCATAAATTTTTTTGTCGCTTAATATAATCAATTTTCTAAACGTGAATTTGTTCAATGTTTTTCTAATAAAAATATCCTTCATGGACGAAGAACTTTCTAATATTGCTTTTTTATCAATGAATACATTTCTTCTGAAAAAATTTATATTCCTACCATTAAAAAATGGAAAGAAAGCAAAGCTTTTTATCTTATATTTAGAAATCAAATTTTCAGCATCTTCAATGTTTTTTTCCGTTTCAACAATAAATTTGAAACAAAAGTTTTTATTTAAGTGATTTAAAAAATTTAAGATTCCTTCAAAAAGGCTCTCTTTTAAGGGGAAATTAAATAGAATACTTAATGATGAATATTGGTTATCCATCATATAAAGATCTTTTTCAAATATTAAATTCAAATAATGAATAAAATACTCCTTTTTTAATGTATTTCGATTTAATAGGTCAATTAATTCACTAAATCTAGAATATAAAAGGATATTCCCCCCAAGAATATTAAGTTTATATAATTTGCTCCCTTTCAGTTCATTTAGAAGAAAATTTATTTCTTCAATATTTACTTCGTGCTTTTTATTTGTTTTAAAACAAAAAGGAAATTGTTTGTAATAACTTTTACAAAATTCACATGATTGATTACATTGATTATTAATGTATAGATAAATTGTGTCTATATAATCTTTTAGAGAATCCTTTCTCAAGATTTTGTCATTTTTGACTCCAAATGTTAATCCTTCAATTGACTTCTGTAAGCTAAGCACGGGTGTTAATTGAATCGGTTTACCCAAGCTAAAAGTGGTGTTTATTAAACCACCCATAAAATATTTTTTAATTTCCTCTATAAATTCACAAATATTATCTGTAATCTCTTTTCCATATAATCTTGCAACATACAAGTTCCTTTCTGAAATCAGTTTTTTGATTATTCTAATTATCTCTTTGTCTTTATATTCAAGCAACTTGTGGCTCAAAGTGTTATATAAGATTGCCTGATTATTTTTAACTGCGACATAAACAAATGGATTTAAATAAAGCCAATAAGATTTATTGAATTCTTTCATAATTTAAATCTCGCTCTCAATCTCAATGTTTCGCATAATTCTTTTATATAATTTGGGCATTTCTTCTAACAGAGATATTACAAAAGAAGATTTTTCTAAGAAATCGTTATAATTAAGGAAATTATCACATCTTACTCTCTTTTCTTCTAAATTTAATTGAAAAATGCATTGACCACAAAGTTCATTATTATAACAGTTGTTACATAATTTAGCCATTTTCTTATAGTATTTATTATATTTGTCAGCTATTTCCTGAAAATCCAAATTAATTTTTTCCTTTTCTATTCTACCACAATAATATTTGTGCATAATCCTTTCGCAAGGGAATATTTTCCCATTTACAGTGATAAATACTTTCTTTTCAAAAGGATTACAGGTTCCAGTTGTTATATAATTGATATTATCTTTATTATATAAAAATGAATTAATGTTATCATAAACACAACCACTATACGCTTTGATAA comes from the candidate division WOR-3 bacterium genome and includes:
- a CDS encoding TIGR04150 pseudo-rSAM protein; protein product: MKEFNKSYWLYLNPFVYVAVKNNQAILYNTLSHKLLEYKDKEIIRIIKKLISERNLYVARLYGKEITDNICEFIEEIKKYFMGGLINTTFSLGKPIQLTPVLSLQKSIEGLTFGVKNDKILRKDSLKDYIDTIYLYINNQCNQSCEFCKSYYKQFPFCFKTNKKHEVNIEEINFLLNELKGSKLYKLNILGGNILLYSRFSELIDLLNRNTLKKEYFIHYLNLIFEKDLYMMDNQYSSLSILFNFPLKESLFEGILNFLNHLNKNFCFKFIVETEKNIEDAENLISKYKIKSFAFFPFFNGRNINFFRRNVFIDKKAILESSSSMKDIFIRKTLNKFTFRKLIILSDKKIYGNINNPSIGKFGQDNIIDIIAKELNKGSSWKKVRKNVWPCKMCVFYSLCPSISNYEYVIGKWNLCNIYANET
- a CDS encoding ABC transporter ATP-binding protein, whose translation is MLSVKNIFKSYGKVRALNGFSFEASSGEVIGIIGPNGAGKTTLFRIIVGLLKDYSGIVRIFNQIPSFKIFEFISYLPEEPKFREEFTVDDLFRVHSLLYKLKKEEVKNVKSELIELFDLGLYLKRPLSSLSKGTKRRAYFMASLANINKSHLLILDEPFDGIDPETRVRIRDYLKSQKNKIIIFSSHTLFDVEKIATRVIFIKNGENYKELKEIKTATLEDEFMKMVKDE
- a CDS encoding transposase; the protein is PSACEALRRDWERMVTFYEFPKEHWRHIRTTNVIESPFFSVRLRTNVARRMKNVGNAVALIWKVLMVAEKRFRRISAPHLLEEVYEGAIFVNGERMVMLEKERRATA